One genomic segment of Mytilus galloprovincialis chromosome 5, xbMytGall1.hap1.1, whole genome shotgun sequence includes these proteins:
- the LOC143076453 gene encoding uncharacterized protein LOC143076453 isoform X1, protein MISYIISLFVLVPLVFGCCIPSQWEGLQGLAMGQIKDGKPSSIEALLNISFDANAKKIFVAGSITVDDKSYNEQVLQDFSTGKQYVVVSGQCIATAITEPFPQTCTSPSAKKLVTTFVGAGQNKLIVELYNDDMDGKKTDITVLQGSCIPVSAYQKFGQTVTFINYLGITAGISNATIFDIPKPCKNVTIMPENTRHFKSTVLFR, encoded by the exons ATGATTTCATATattatttctttgtttgttttggtACCATTGGTATTTGGTTGCTGTATCCCTAGTCAGTGGGAGGGATTACAAGGCTTAGCAATGGGACAAATTAAAGATGGAAAACCAAGCAGCATTGAG GCATTACTAAATATATCGTTTGACGCTAatgcaaagaaaatatttgtCGCCGGTAGTATAACTGTTGATGACAAAAGTTACAACGAACAAGTTCTTCAAGATTTCAGCACA GGAAAACAGTACGTTGTTGTCTCCGGACAGTGTATTGCTACTGCAATAACAGAGCCATTTCCACAGACATGCACCAGTC CTAGTGCTAAGAAGTTAGTGACAACATTCGTTGGTGCTGGGCAGAATAAACTTATTGTGGAACTGTACAATGACGATATGGATGGGAAGAAAACTGACATAACGGTATTGCAGGGATCATGTATTCCTGTCTCAGCCTATCAAAAATTCGGACAGACCGTAACATTTATAAATTATCTAGGAATAACTGCAGGGATCAGCAATGCCACTATTTTTGACATCCCGAAACCATGTAAAAATGTCACTATCATGCCG